A section of the Candidatus Binatia bacterium genome encodes:
- the zntR gene encoding heavy metal-responsive transcriptional regulator, with protein sequence MFVSQLARQAAVTPDTVRYYERVGLLPKPPRSASGYRIYDETTLKRLLFIRKAQALGFSLSQIEHILNLQGRGKETCRCVLAMAEATLTATEEKLKDLQRFHEQLRKMIVRWRRRLSNRRLPLAAEFCALIESHESV encoded by the coding sequence ATGTTCGTCAGCCAACTGGCACGGCAAGCAGCGGTTACCCCGGACACGGTGCGCTACTATGAGCGCGTCGGCTTGCTCCCGAAACCGCCCCGCTCCGCCAGTGGGTATCGCATTTATGACGAGACCACACTGAAACGACTCCTGTTCATTCGCAAGGCACAGGCGCTCGGGTTTTCGCTCAGCCAAATCGAACACATCTTGAACCTGCAGGGGCGAGGCAAGGAAACCTGCCGTTGCGTGTTGGCCATGGCCGAAGCGACCTTGACCGCCACCGAGGAAAAACTCAAAGACTTGCAGCGCTTTCATGAACAGTTGAGGAAAATGATCGTCCGCTGGCGCCGCCGGTTGTCCAACCGCCGCCTGCCGCTGGCGGCTGAGTTTTGCGCGCTCATCGAGTCGCACGAATCTGTGTAA
- a CDS encoding SAM-dependent methyltransferase, whose product MEAFARADAVRREYARLARHYDERWAAYIAETRERTLRCLDARPDGSVLDVGCGTGALLEALARRVPAARLIGVDLSLEMLAVARRKLPPNVALVHGRAECLPFASGRFDTVVSSSSFHFWREPIQALREMARVLRPGGRVVITDWCADYFWTRTWDFWLRWRNHYVSKAYHGSELAGALEQAGFVRIHIERFKINWFWGLMTATAHTQRSDGNFGIKGRCTEICGVRDPSAR is encoded by the coding sequence ATGGAAGCATTTGCTCGAGCAGATGCCGTGCGGCGCGAGTATGCGCGGCTGGCGCGACACTACGATGAGCGTTGGGCTGCTTACATCGCAGAGACCCGCGAGCGCACGCTTCGCTGCCTCGATGCTCGCCCGGACGGCTCTGTGCTCGACGTAGGGTGCGGTACGGGCGCGTTGCTCGAAGCGCTGGCCCGACGGGTGCCGGCGGCAAGATTGATCGGTGTCGATCTCAGCCTGGAAATGCTGGCTGTGGCGCGGAGGAAATTGCCCCCCAATGTGGCGCTCGTGCATGGCCGCGCCGAGTGCTTGCCGTTTGCCTCGGGGAGATTTGACACTGTGGTTTCGTCGAGTTCCTTTCACTTTTGGCGGGAACCCATACAGGCCTTGCGGGAAATGGCGCGAGTGTTGCGGCCGGGCGGGCGAGTGGTGATCACGGACTGGTGCGCGGATTATTTTTGGACTCGTACCTGGGATTTTTGGTTGCGCTGGCGCAACCACTACGTCTCGAAAGCCTACCACGGGTCGGAACTTGCCGGCGCACTCGAGCAGGCAGGATTCGTGCGCATCCACATCGAGCGCTTCAAGATCAACTGGTTCTGGGGTTTGATGACGGCCACCGCCCACACCCAGCGCTCAGACGGGAATTTCGGAATCAAGGGACGATGCACAGAGATTTGCGGTGTGCGAGATCCGTCTGCCCGATGA
- the pcm gene encoding protein-L-isoaspartate O-methyltransferase, whose product MCVPGVLDSTSFAKACQALSLILAICLTAACRAMPPENTETEFLQRAKDGLIEELRIEGVTDARVLEALQKVPREEFVRPHDRKAAYDNRALPIGKGQTISQPLIVGLMTQLLQLQGDERVLEVGTGSGYQAAVLSLLCREVYTIEIDPELAEEAKQRLARLGYKNIHVRAGDGFFGWPEAAPFDAMIITAVAPRVPEPLLAQLKPNGVIVMPIEEGWSETLVRVRKLEDGTTKMERFGAVAFVPMRGAVRKQEQTH is encoded by the coding sequence ATGTGCGTTCCCGGTGTGTTGGATTCGACGTCGTTTGCGAAGGCCTGTCAAGCTCTTTCGCTGATCCTTGCAATTTGTTTGACTGCCGCGTGCAGAGCTATGCCACCTGAAAATACCGAAACAGAATTTTTGCAGCGCGCCAAAGACGGCTTGATCGAGGAACTTCGGATCGAGGGTGTTACCGACGCCAGGGTCCTGGAAGCGTTGCAAAAAGTACCTCGCGAAGAATTTGTTCGCCCGCACGACCGCAAAGCAGCCTATGACAATCGTGCCCTTCCGATTGGGAAGGGACAAACAATTTCGCAACCACTCATCGTGGGCCTGATGACACAACTCCTCCAGCTCCAGGGTGACGAGCGCGTCTTGGAAGTCGGCACCGGCTCGGGTTACCAGGCTGCAGTGTTGAGCCTGTTGTGTCGCGAAGTTTACACGATCGAAATTGACCCCGAACTTGCCGAAGAAGCCAAGCAACGACTGGCGCGGTTGGGCTACAAGAATATCCATGTGCGCGCGGGAGACGGCTTTTTCGGCTGGCCGGAAGCCGCCCCGTTTGACGCCATGATCATCACCGCCGTGGCCCCACGAGTGCCCGAGCCCCTGCTCGCGCAGCTAAAGCCAAATGGCGTAATTGTCATGCCAATTGAAGAGGGCTGGAGCGAGACCTTGGTGAGGGTACGCAAATTGGAGGATGGAACGACAAAAATGGAGCGCTTCGGTGCTGTGGCCTTCGTACCCATGCGCGGCGCTGTGCGAAAGCAAGAGCAGACCCATTGA
- a CDS encoding cytochrome P450 — MITGQEVASVPLDQLDIISARTYGEHGYPHAAWARLRREAPVCYMQPPGYRPFWAVTKHADIVEVSTQPEKFRSAGRFILFPDADMQGPKLEEDPPLRMLVNMDPPEHRTYRKLVSGWFTPRAIARLERRLTELTNEIFSSLAPPGEWVECDFVRDVAALQPLRMITEILGIPREREQFVLRVTNENFGIEDPDFQRPGETREERLGFLYEAFSYLEEITQDRRKNPREDLSTVLALATIDGKPVPQFELFSLYFLIMVAGHDTTRNSISGGLLALLEHPEEFAKLRANPDLIETGADEIVRWTTPVIHFSRTATVDYELRGQKIRAGDSVALFYPSANRDEEVFPDPFVFRLDREPNPHLGFGVGEHFCLGAHLARLDIKVFFREFAKRIEAVELAGPVERLHASFVGGPKRMPVRMRFQAQR; from the coding sequence ATGATCACCGGCCAAGAGGTAGCATCAGTGCCACTCGACCAACTCGACATCATTAGTGCTCGCACCTACGGGGAGCACGGTTATCCCCACGCCGCTTGGGCGCGCCTGAGGCGTGAGGCACCTGTGTGTTACATGCAGCCGCCAGGCTATCGCCCGTTCTGGGCGGTGACCAAGCACGCGGATATCGTTGAAGTGTCCACCCAGCCGGAAAAGTTCCGGAGCGCGGGCCGATTTATTCTGTTCCCCGATGCGGACATGCAAGGCCCGAAGCTCGAAGAAGATCCTCCGCTGCGGATGCTGGTCAACATGGACCCTCCGGAACACCGCACGTATCGCAAGCTGGTGAGCGGTTGGTTCACGCCCCGAGCCATTGCGCGTTTGGAACGCCGGCTGACAGAGCTCACCAACGAGATTTTCTCCTCCCTGGCTCCTCCGGGAGAGTGGGTTGAATGCGACTTCGTGCGCGACGTGGCTGCGCTGCAGCCGCTGCGGATGATCACGGAAATTTTGGGGATCCCACGCGAGCGCGAGCAATTTGTCTTGCGCGTCACCAACGAGAACTTCGGCATCGAAGATCCGGATTTCCAGCGGCCAGGGGAAACCCGCGAGGAGCGACTGGGATTTCTTTACGAGGCCTTTTCGTACCTGGAGGAGATCACGCAGGATCGGCGAAAAAATCCGCGCGAGGATCTCTCGACGGTTTTGGCGCTGGCGACGATTGACGGAAAACCTGTGCCCCAGTTCGAACTTTTCTCGTTGTACTTCCTGATCATGGTGGCCGGGCATGATACGACGCGGAACTCGATTTCAGGGGGCTTGTTGGCCTTATTGGAGCATCCCGAAGAGTTTGCGAAGTTGCGAGCCAACCCGGATCTCATCGAAACAGGGGCCGACGAAATTGTTCGCTGGACAACACCGGTGATTCATTTCTCCCGCACCGCAACGGTTGACTACGAACTTCGGGGCCAGAAGATTCGTGCCGGGGATTCGGTGGCTTTGTTTTACCCGTCGGCAAACCGCGACGAGGAGGTATTTCCCGATCCGTTCGTGTTCCGGCTCGACCGAGAGCCCAACCCTCATTTGGGTTTCGGTGTCGGAGAACATTTTTGTCTCGGGGCGCACTTGGCACGTCTGGACATCAAGGTGTTCTTTCGGGAATTCGCGAAGCGAATCGAGGCAGTGGAGTTGGCTGGCCCGGTGGAGCGCTTGCACGCGTCTTTCGTCGGCGGGCCGAAACGCATGCCCGTCCGAATGCGCTTCCAGGCGCAACGGTAG
- the sigR gene encoding ECF RNA polymerase sigma factor SigR, which yields MVFRRAKEKELERKILPHLHALYNYALALAGPGEADDLVQTTVLKAIERWQEIADRATVRTWLFVVLRNTWIDGVRQRARQEERVGTIPGWTAREPVPGPESQILEREWAQRVQQAVASLPEPYRSPLYLRDVEGFNYKEVAQILGCPLGTVMSRLARARALLRAQLLGQLAEATPARARKLGNEQK from the coding sequence GTGGTGTTTCGGCGAGCAAAAGAAAAGGAGCTGGAGCGCAAAATTCTGCCGCACCTTCATGCGCTTTATAACTATGCCCTGGCCTTGGCTGGGCCCGGTGAGGCCGATGACTTGGTGCAGACCACCGTGCTCAAGGCCATCGAACGCTGGCAAGAGATCGCGGACCGTGCAACCGTGCGCACTTGGTTGTTTGTGGTCTTGCGCAACACTTGGATCGATGGCGTGCGGCAACGTGCCCGTCAGGAAGAACGTGTGGGGACGATTCCGGGCTGGACCGCGAGAGAGCCCGTTCCCGGCCCGGAAAGCCAAATCCTGGAGCGGGAGTGGGCGCAACGCGTGCAGCAGGCGGTGGCCAGTTTACCGGAGCCTTATCGTTCGCCCCTGTACCTGCGCGACGTGGAAGGGTTCAATTATAAAGAGGTGGCCCAGATTCTAGGGTGCCCCTTGGGGACCGTGATGTCCCGGCTGGCGCGCGCTCGCGCGCTTTTGCGCGCGCAGCTCCTCGGGCAGCTCGCAGAGGCGACCCCTGCACGAGCCCGCAAACTAGGAAACGAGCAAAAATGA
- a CDS encoding ribokinase, whose protein sequence is MNRGRGQSNNRRKRNSGGLVVGVGTSSVDHLCIVARHPRLDSKQPLLHYEVQPGGQVPTALVALQRWGAGTAYIGAFGDDPGGYLARSALAREGVSLAGAVTIRNTAQPVSVILIDQITGERSVLHQASARLSIAELNPEAARQLESAAVLLLDAVDLPLAIRAAEKVKQAGGIVVLDVDRPGSGIEDLLRRSDVVITSPEFPTRLAGTDDLARALRSVARYGPWFAAATLGPGGALAYVHGKEHAVRGYPVHAIDSTGAGDVFHAGCIYGLLKGWEIEATLRYAAAASALKCRKVGGRPGIPTPEEALAFVRRWER, encoded by the coding sequence ATGAATCGCGGCAGAGGCCAATCCAACAACAGACGGAAGCGAAACAGCGGGGGGCTCGTAGTGGGCGTCGGAACCAGCAGTGTGGACCACCTGTGTATTGTGGCCCGCCACCCTCGCCTGGACAGCAAACAACCATTGCTCCACTACGAGGTACAGCCGGGCGGTCAGGTTCCCACTGCTTTGGTGGCCTTGCAGCGGTGGGGCGCGGGCACTGCCTACATTGGCGCCTTTGGAGATGATCCAGGGGGTTACCTGGCTCGCAGTGCCCTCGCCCGCGAAGGTGTCAGCCTTGCCGGAGCCGTGACCATTCGGAATACCGCGCAGCCCGTCTCGGTAATTTTGATCGACCAGATCACCGGCGAACGCTCCGTGTTACACCAAGCCAGCGCCAGGCTGTCCATCGCAGAGCTTAACCCCGAGGCCGCTCGGCAATTGGAATCGGCCGCAGTCTTGTTACTGGACGCCGTAGATTTGCCGCTGGCCATTCGTGCGGCAGAGAAAGTCAAGCAAGCCGGGGGCATTGTGGTTCTCGATGTGGATCGGCCGGGGAGCGGAATCGAGGATCTGTTACGGCGAAGCGACGTCGTGATCACCTCTCCGGAGTTCCCAACGCGTCTCGCTGGAACGGACGACCTGGCGCGAGCCCTCCGTTCTGTGGCGCGTTATGGCCCGTGGTTTGCCGCCGCCACGCTTGGTCCGGGCGGCGCGTTGGCTTACGTGCACGGCAAAGAGCATGCGGTGCGTGGATATCCAGTACACGCCATAGACTCCACTGGGGCCGGAGATGTATTCCACGCCGGTTGCATTTATGGGCTGCTCAAAGGCTGGGAAATCGAGGCAACGCTGCGGTACGCGGCTGCCGCCTCGGCGTTGAAGTGTCGGAAAGTCGGAGGCCGGCCCGGGATCCCGACCCCTGAGGAAGCTTTGGCGTTTGTCCGGCGTTGGGAACGATGA
- a CDS encoding putative thymidine phosphorylase, with the protein MFKLRRVGIDTLSEHVVFIHEQAVIAGNLGFRPLDRVRVWGQSSDKPAQEIIGVLNFCTNHLVGADEIGVSEVAFHDLGLPEGTPVHAAHAPAPASVDLVRSKLWGRPLDEPSFTAILRDVVAHRYSKVELSMFVLACALRPMQPQELVALTKAMIQTGTTLRFSHAPIADKHCIGGIPGNRTTMIVVPILVALGLTVPKTSSRAITSPAGTADTMSVLANVAFDPDTLYRIIERAGGCIAWGGALGLAPADDILITVERPMEIDTEAQMVASILSKKKTAGATHALLDIPVGPSAKVRSLEHAQRLAALFQSVAQQIGLHLEVAITDAWAPIGWGIGPRLEALDVLAVLQREAGAPTDLREKSLYLAARILEMTGKAPPGHGYRLASQALDTGAAWEAFQRIVQAQGPRPLPPEAAFRAEFPSPADGRIRAIHCWHMARVAKHAGAPANVSAGVRLLRTVGDVVERGEPLFEIHAQSKAQLELALEYARRHEELISFGF; encoded by the coding sequence ATGTTCAAACTGCGTCGGGTGGGCATCGACACGTTGAGCGAACACGTTGTTTTCATCCACGAGCAAGCTGTGATCGCGGGAAATTTAGGGTTCCGGCCTCTCGATCGGGTCCGTGTTTGGGGGCAGAGTTCCGACAAGCCTGCTCAAGAAATTATCGGGGTCTTGAATTTTTGCACCAACCATTTGGTTGGAGCCGACGAAATTGGCGTTTCCGAAGTAGCGTTTCACGACCTCGGGCTTCCGGAGGGAACTCCCGTTCATGCGGCGCACGCACCCGCCCCGGCCAGTGTCGATCTCGTGCGGAGTAAGCTTTGGGGCCGTCCTCTGGATGAGCCATCGTTCACGGCCATCCTCCGCGACGTGGTGGCACACCGCTACTCGAAGGTCGAGCTTTCGATGTTCGTGCTCGCCTGCGCCTTGCGGCCAATGCAACCGCAGGAGCTGGTGGCCCTCACCAAGGCGATGATCCAAACGGGCACGACCTTGCGTTTTTCTCACGCGCCGATCGCTGACAAGCATTGTATCGGTGGGATTCCGGGCAATCGCACGACGATGATTGTCGTGCCCATTCTAGTGGCGCTCGGCCTCACGGTACCGAAAACCTCTTCGCGCGCCATTACCAGTCCGGCTGGTACGGCCGACACCATGAGTGTGCTCGCAAACGTGGCTTTTGACCCGGACACGCTTTACCGAATCATCGAGCGTGCCGGGGGCTGTATTGCTTGGGGCGGAGCGTTGGGCTTGGCGCCAGCAGACGACATCCTCATCACCGTGGAGCGGCCGATGGAAATCGACACGGAGGCCCAAATGGTGGCTTCGATCTTGTCCAAGAAGAAGACCGCGGGGGCAACCCATGCTCTTCTGGACATCCCGGTAGGGCCGAGTGCCAAGGTGCGAAGCCTCGAGCACGCGCAACGGCTGGCCGCGTTGTTTCAGTCCGTTGCCCAACAGATCGGGCTGCACCTGGAGGTGGCCATTACCGATGCCTGGGCCCCCATTGGCTGGGGCATAGGCCCGCGCTTGGAAGCTCTCGATGTCCTGGCCGTCCTTCAACGAGAAGCCGGCGCCCCCACCGACTTGCGCGAAAAATCTCTTTACCTGGCGGCGAGGATTCTAGAAATGACGGGTAAGGCCCCGCCGGGTCACGGCTACCGGCTGGCCTCACAGGCCCTCGATACAGGTGCGGCATGGGAAGCTTTTCAGCGAATTGTGCAAGCGCAAGGCCCGCGGCCGCTTCCGCCCGAGGCGGCGTTTCGCGCCGAATTTCCGTCCCCAGCCGACGGCCGCATTCGGGCCATTCACTGTTGGCACATGGCCCGAGTGGCGAAGCATGCCGGAGCACCGGCGAACGTCAGCGCAGGGGTGCGCCTCCTACGTACCGTCGGTGATGTAGTCGAGCGAGGAGAACCCCTGTTCGAGATCCACGCCCAAAGCAAGGCACAACTCGAGCTCGCTCTCGAGTATGCGCGACGGCACGAGGAACTGATTAGCTTTGGGTTCTAG
- the menA gene encoding 1,4-dihydroxy-2-naphthoate octaprenyltransferase has translation MMVNVAMWARAVRVIPRISREEWEQLDVVSRWLIATRSAVLVMTFVSAALAGLLAWRDHAFDVGGWLLLTVGLLLAHATNNLVNDITDHWKGVDRDNYFRAQYGPQPLEHGLLTTGQMLQYVGVTGALALVAGLTLVFWRGEAVLWLTAIGAFFVLFYTWPLKYIGLGEVAVLVVWGPLMVGGGYYVVTGTLAPHVLWASLPVALMATTVLFGKHIDKIEADRAKNIRTLPVILGERNARYAVIGLCCAAYAVTLYLVASRAFHWPLLLSLGSLSWFRLVFFVFREPRPASPPAGFPPNVWPLWYSAFAFQHTRRFGGLFLCGVLLDGIWSRWLG, from the coding sequence ATGATGGTCAACGTTGCTATGTGGGCGCGGGCGGTGCGGGTCATTCCTCGCATCTCTCGTGAAGAATGGGAGCAGCTCGATGTGGTTTCGCGCTGGCTCATTGCCACGCGTTCTGCAGTTTTAGTCATGACCTTTGTGTCTGCGGCGCTGGCTGGTCTGCTGGCTTGGCGCGATCATGCCTTCGACGTCGGTGGCTGGCTGCTGCTAACCGTTGGATTGCTGCTTGCGCACGCCACCAACAACCTCGTCAACGACATCACGGATCACTGGAAAGGGGTGGACCGAGATAACTATTTTCGCGCTCAGTACGGACCCCAGCCGCTCGAACACGGGCTGCTGACTACCGGTCAAATGCTGCAGTACGTCGGTGTGACCGGCGCACTCGCACTGGTTGCCGGACTGACATTGGTGTTTTGGCGGGGCGAAGCTGTTTTGTGGCTGACCGCGATCGGGGCGTTTTTTGTGCTGTTCTATACGTGGCCTCTTAAATACATCGGCCTCGGTGAAGTCGCGGTATTGGTCGTTTGGGGACCTCTCATGGTGGGAGGAGGGTACTACGTTGTCACGGGGACCCTCGCTCCCCACGTCCTGTGGGCTAGCCTGCCCGTGGCACTTATGGCCACCACGGTGCTGTTTGGAAAGCACATCGACAAGATCGAAGCCGACCGTGCGAAAAACATTCGAACGTTGCCGGTTATTCTCGGGGAGCGGAACGCCCGCTACGCCGTCATCGGGCTGTGCTGCGCGGCGTATGCCGTGACCCTGTACTTGGTGGCCTCCCGGGCGTTTCATTGGCCTTTGTTGCTGAGCTTGGGGTCACTGTCTTGGTTCCGCCTCGTGTTCTTTGTGTTTCGCGAACCGCGGCCGGCTAGCCCCCCTGCAGGATTTCCCCCCAATGTGTGGCCATTGTGGTACTCTGCTTTTGCATTTCAGCACACGCGGCGCTTCGGGGGACTATTCTTGTGTGGGGTGTTGCTGGATGGCATTTGGAGCCGGTGGCTAGGGTAG
- a CDS encoding cyclase, with the protein MKCRSRLAPFILTVSILGVGCAPTKDHSIRVVRIDPLRVVDLTYEFGADTIYWPTSQPFRIERVAYGKTPSGYWYAANNICLAEHGGTHTDAPIHFAEGGWSAEAIPMSSLIGPAAVIDLRHAAARNPDYLMTVADVLAWENRYGRLPKGAIVIAFTGWGRFWGDRRAYLGTDVPGDVQNLHFPGISPEAAKFLVTERDIAAVGIDTASVDHGPSQDFPAHRILNGANKPVFENVANVELLPPSGATVLALPMKIRGGTGGPTRIIALLPGS; encoded by the coding sequence ATGAAGTGTCGGTCCCGACTCGCCCCGTTCATCCTCACGGTTTCAATTCTGGGGGTCGGTTGTGCCCCGACCAAGGATCATTCGATCCGGGTGGTCAGAATTGATCCATTGCGGGTCGTGGACCTGACTTACGAGTTCGGTGCGGACACGATCTACTGGCCAACCAGTCAGCCCTTTCGGATCGAACGGGTTGCTTACGGCAAAACCCCCTCGGGCTACTGGTACGCGGCCAACAATATCTGCCTAGCGGAGCATGGGGGGACCCATACGGACGCCCCCATTCACTTCGCTGAGGGTGGTTGGTCTGCCGAGGCGATACCGATGAGCTCGCTGATCGGGCCAGCAGCCGTCATCGACCTCCGGCACGCAGCAGCCCGCAATCCGGACTACCTTATGACCGTCGCAGATGTTTTGGCCTGGGAAAACCGTTACGGACGGCTGCCAAAGGGGGCAATCGTTATCGCCTTTACTGGATGGGGACGCTTTTGGGGAGATAGGCGTGCATACCTTGGGACCGACGTTCCAGGGGATGTCCAGAATTTACACTTTCCAGGCATTTCACCAGAGGCTGCAAAATTCCTCGTTACCGAGCGAGACATCGCTGCCGTCGGTATTGACACTGCCAGCGTGGACCACGGGCCGTCACAGGACTTTCCGGCGCACCGGATCCTAAACGGCGCCAACAAGCCGGTCTTTGAAAATGTGGCCAATGTCGAGCTTCTCCCGCCGTCTGGAGCCACGGTCCTAGCGCTACCTATGAAAATTCGCGGGGGCACCGGGGGCCCGACCCGCATCATTGCCCTCCTTCCAGGTTCCTGA
- the hyuB gene encoding N-methylhydantoinase B — translation MSARGIEPDVVEIEVFRHRVAAIAEEMGAVLARSGFSANIKERRDFSCAVFDSDGQLVAQAAHIPVHLGSMQLAVESVLARCTLVEGDVVGVNDPFSGGTHLPDLTLVAPVCLAQRTRPFGYVAARAHHADVGGAFPGSMGLAEEIYQEGIRLPPVYIVRRGRVCADVIEIFTGNTRVPEERKGDLLAQLAALRVGKKRLRELAFTAGRARLRAAMAALQDYSERRLRGVLRSLPKGVFRARDYLDDDGMGATRLPLCVAIAVEASTMTFDFSGSASQTRGGVNANLAVTWAAVLYCLQLLARGEIPANAGLMRPVRLVAPEGTIVNARFPAAVAGGNVETSQRIVDVVLRALAQAAPDRVPAASCGSMNNVAIGGTGAAPAATFAYYETIGGGAGGGPNGPGASGLHTHMTNTWNTPVEALEAQYPLRVTEYSIRRGSGGSGFHRGGDGIVREIELLSRARVSLLTERRTYAPWGLWGGGPGHPGRNWLVRSNKAKPQDRGKQPLPAKVTIAVGPGDRVRLETPGGGGWGKIQGARGR, via the coding sequence ATGTCGGCAAGAGGCATCGAACCGGATGTGGTGGAAATTGAAGTATTTCGCCACCGCGTTGCTGCCATCGCCGAGGAGATGGGAGCCGTGCTGGCGCGCAGCGGTTTTTCCGCCAACATCAAAGAGCGAAGGGACTTCTCCTGCGCCGTCTTCGACTCGGACGGTCAATTGGTCGCTCAGGCGGCTCACATTCCCGTACACTTGGGGTCCATGCAACTTGCGGTCGAGTCCGTTCTGGCACGCTGCACCCTGGTGGAGGGCGACGTGGTGGGAGTGAACGACCCCTTCTCTGGCGGCACCCATTTGCCCGATTTGACTCTGGTTGCGCCGGTTTGTCTCGCCCAACGGACGCGCCCGTTTGGTTATGTGGCAGCCCGCGCGCATCATGCAGATGTTGGGGGTGCGTTCCCGGGCTCGATGGGATTGGCCGAAGAAATTTACCAAGAAGGCATCCGCTTACCGCCGGTGTACATCGTCCGCCGGGGAAGGGTGTGTGCCGACGTCATCGAGATCTTTACGGGCAACACGCGTGTGCCGGAGGAGCGGAAGGGAGATTTGCTGGCCCAGCTTGCAGCCCTGCGCGTAGGCAAGAAGAGGCTACGCGAGCTGGCGTTCACTGCGGGGCGGGCGCGTTTGCGCGCCGCCATGGCTGCGCTGCAAGACTACTCGGAGAGGCGATTGCGCGGGGTGTTGCGCAGCTTGCCGAAAGGCGTGTTTCGGGCCCGAGATTACCTCGACGACGACGGAATGGGAGCCACCCGGTTGCCATTGTGTGTGGCCATTGCCGTCGAAGCGAGCACGATGACGTTCGACTTCTCGGGGTCCGCCTCACAGACGCGCGGCGGGGTGAACGCGAATCTCGCCGTCACATGGGCTGCCGTGCTGTATTGCTTGCAGTTGCTGGCTCGCGGAGAAATCCCTGCAAATGCGGGCCTGATGCGGCCCGTGCGCCTCGTCGCGCCCGAGGGAACGATCGTCAACGCCCGCTTTCCGGCGGCGGTTGCGGGGGGAAACGTCGAGACCTCGCAGCGAATCGTGGATGTCGTTTTGCGAGCCTTGGCCCAGGCAGCCCCCGATAGGGTACCTGCTGCCAGTTGTGGATCTATGAACAACGTCGCCATTGGGGGCACAGGGGCAGCACCCGCTGCCACGTTTGCCTACTACGAGACGATCGGTGGTGGTGCCGGAGGGGGACCAAACGGCCCGGGCGCCTCTGGTCTCCACACTCACATGACCAACACGTGGAACACGCCGGTGGAAGCATTGGAGGCTCAGTATCCTTTGCGTGTCACGGAGTATTCGATTCGGCGCGGTTCGGGCGGATCGGGATTTCATCGTGGAGGCGATGGCATCGTGCGCGAGATCGAACTCCTGAGCCGGGCGCGGGTGAGCCTCCTGACCGAACGGCGAACGTATGCGCCATGGGGGCTTTGGGGTGGAGGCCCTGGGCACCCGGGCCGCAACTGGCTGGTGCGGAGCAACAAGGCGAAGCCCCAGGATAGAGGCAAACAACCGCTTCCGGCAAAGGTAACGATTGCGGTTGGGCCCGGAGATCGCGTTCGACTGGAAACGCCCGGGGGAGGCGGCTGGGGCAAAATACAGGGAGCACGAGGGAGATAG